A part of Leifsonia xyli subsp. xyli str. CTCB07 genomic DNA contains:
- a CDS encoding phosphotransferase translates to MARSPLTLAALAASAVPGLAVSGARPHSGDGAGEFDSALLTARDGSTLIVRVPLSQVAETEQSADLVALRALTAGIRSRLPFDVPRYLGQAPVGGTRAIVYDYLPGHHIDVEDIPPGDGLAGSIGNAIATIHALPTSFVGEAGLPALTSAECLASTVQVIESATATSLVPAALRDRWRDAVADHSVWQFQPSVINGALGVESFLVEDDTVSAVLGWSTLRVGDPARDLHWLLALNPDATDGALGAYAATRQVATDRQFTQRAMLYAELEVARWLLHGRGLRDQSIVDDAVQMLDGLVDRVHSNTATPLSMATGPILAVGDVEALLDRTPGDRSGARSDGMRPVAEQDAG, encoded by the coding sequence ATGGCCAGATCCCCTCTCACTCTAGCCGCGCTGGCCGCCTCGGCCGTGCCCGGCCTCGCCGTCTCCGGGGCACGCCCGCACAGCGGCGACGGAGCCGGTGAGTTCGACTCCGCGCTGCTGACCGCGCGGGACGGCAGCACCCTCATCGTCCGCGTCCCGCTCAGCCAGGTCGCCGAGACCGAGCAGAGCGCAGATCTGGTCGCCCTGCGCGCCCTCACCGCCGGTATCCGCAGCCGGCTGCCGTTCGACGTGCCGCGCTACCTCGGCCAGGCGCCCGTCGGCGGCACCCGCGCCATCGTCTACGACTACCTCCCGGGGCACCACATCGACGTGGAGGACATCCCGCCCGGAGACGGCCTCGCCGGGTCCATCGGGAACGCGATCGCGACGATCCACGCCCTCCCCACCAGCTTCGTCGGCGAGGCCGGCCTCCCGGCCCTCACCTCCGCCGAATGTCTCGCCTCGACCGTCCAGGTCATCGAGTCGGCGACCGCGACCAGCCTGGTTCCGGCCGCGCTCCGGGACCGGTGGCGGGACGCGGTGGCCGACCACTCGGTGTGGCAGTTCCAGCCGAGCGTCATCAACGGAGCCCTCGGCGTCGAATCCTTCCTCGTGGAGGACGACACCGTCTCAGCCGTGCTCGGCTGGTCGACCCTCCGCGTCGGCGACCCTGCCCGCGACCTCCACTGGCTGCTCGCTCTGAACCCGGACGCCACCGACGGCGCGCTCGGCGCGTACGCCGCCACCCGGCAAGTGGCGACCGACCGCCAGTTCACGCAGCGGGCCATGCTCTACGCGGAGCTGGAAGTCGCGCGCTGGCTCCTGCACGGCCGCGGGCTCCGCGACCAGAGCATCGTGGATGACGCGGTGCAAATGCTCGACGGCCTCGTCGACCGCGTACACAGCAATACCGCGACCCCACTCTCGATGGCGACCGGCCCGATCCTCGCGGTCGGCGATGTCGAGGCGCTGCTGGACCGCACGCCCGGCGACCGTTCGGGGGCGCGCAGCGACGGGATGCGGCCGGTCGCGGAGCAGGACGCGGGCTGA
- the nudC gene encoding NAD(+) diphosphatase gives MSSAPVALPLAALPLSRHAVDRDHTARSRPALFDELWAEPVTRVLALWQGRALLTPESVPDATPPGDGWSVPDAGTAAVALLPVERVPAALLRVYLGRTRADTSPEPAGTPVVLEVLTDAAARELEPDEARWGSLRAVATALDDRDAGLFTEALAIASWHASHTHCPRCGTPTVVEQGGWVRRCAEDRSEVFPRTDPAVIVTVLDADDRLLLGSNALWEHSRYSLLAGFVEPGESFEAAVEREIFEEAGVRVVDARYKGSQPWPFPASIMVGMTARLADDQPAAALEPDGEEILSLRWFSRSQLWESRERVILPGRSSIARALIEDWYGGPLDEPPVRP, from the coding sequence ATGTCGTCCGCCCCCGTCGCTCTGCCGCTCGCTGCGCTTCCGCTGTCGCGGCACGCTGTGGATCGGGACCACACAGCGCGCTCGCGTCCGGCGCTGTTCGACGAGCTCTGGGCGGAGCCGGTGACCCGCGTGCTCGCCCTGTGGCAGGGACGCGCTTTGCTCACCCCCGAGAGCGTTCCGGACGCGACGCCGCCGGGCGACGGCTGGAGCGTCCCGGACGCCGGGACCGCCGCCGTCGCTCTGCTGCCGGTCGAGCGCGTGCCCGCCGCTCTGCTGCGCGTCTACCTCGGCCGCACACGGGCGGACACGTCCCCGGAGCCTGCCGGGACCCCGGTCGTCCTCGAAGTGCTCACCGATGCCGCTGCGCGCGAGCTCGAGCCCGATGAGGCGCGCTGGGGGAGTCTCCGCGCCGTCGCGACGGCTCTGGACGATCGGGACGCCGGGCTCTTCACCGAGGCGCTCGCCATCGCCAGCTGGCACGCTTCGCACACGCACTGCCCGCGCTGCGGGACGCCCACCGTTGTGGAACAGGGCGGCTGGGTGCGCCGCTGCGCCGAAGACCGATCCGAGGTCTTCCCGCGCACCGACCCCGCCGTGATCGTGACCGTTCTGGACGCCGACGACCGTCTGCTGCTCGGCTCGAACGCGCTCTGGGAGCACTCGCGTTACTCACTGCTCGCCGGTTTCGTGGAGCCCGGCGAGTCCTTCGAAGCGGCTGTCGAGCGGGAGATCTTCGAAGAGGCCGGTGTGCGCGTGGTGGACGCCCGGTACAAGGGCTCGCAGCCCTGGCCTTTCCCGGCCTCCATCATGGTCGGGATGACCGCGCGGCTCGCCGACGACCAGCCTGCCGCTGCCCTCGAACCGGATGGCGAGGAGATCCTCAGCCTTCGCTGGTTCAGCCGGTCGCAGTTGTGGGAGTCCCGTGAGCGGGTCATTCTGCCCGGCCGCTCCTCGATCGCCCGCGCGCTGATCGAGGACTGGTATGGCGGTCCTCTGGACGAGCCTCCGGTCCGCCCGTGA
- a CDS encoding ATP-dependent helicase translates to MTPERLLSGLDDQQRVAAEALFGPVCVLAGAGTGKTRAITHRIAYGVASGAFTPNRVMALTFTTRSAAELRGRLRQLGAGGVAARTFHSAALAQLNYFWPQVVGGQLPSVLDGKGRVLGHAAEKLGARVDTATLRDVAAEIEWRKVTGLSIDQYAERLTERSIPGALRPEQLVDLHRTYEELKDERKQLDFEDVLLACAGMIEVEPSVAMQVREQYRFFVVDEYQDVSPLQHQLLRLWLGPRKDLCVVGDASQTIYSFAGARSDYLLDFGREHQGATVVRLEQNYRSTPAVIRTANNLMRGRAGALTLHAVAEPRPGDDVPPSAEFEDDRAEARAVVEAIAAELAAGARPEGIAILYRVNVQSAALEQALGDRGISYTVRGARRFFDLPEVRQAIMTLRAASMAATDEPLFKSVSDVLRTLGWSVQPPEARGAVRDRWESLNAIMGLVDDVPAGTSFRRFTDELLARQAGQHEPILAAVTLGTLHAAKGLEWDSVYLIGLSEGLVPISYASSFEQIDEERRLLYVGITRARKRLRLSWAQRSAQPGRPVLRQASRFLAELAAPAVDQRRA, encoded by the coding sequence GTGACCCCCGAGCGGCTCCTCTCCGGCCTGGACGATCAGCAGCGCGTCGCGGCCGAAGCGCTGTTCGGTCCCGTCTGCGTTCTCGCCGGCGCTGGAACCGGCAAGACCCGCGCGATCACCCACCGCATCGCCTACGGCGTCGCGTCCGGGGCGTTCACGCCGAACCGCGTGATGGCCCTCACTTTCACCACCCGTTCCGCCGCCGAGCTGCGCGGACGCCTCCGCCAGCTCGGGGCCGGAGGGGTCGCGGCGCGGACCTTCCACTCCGCTGCGCTGGCTCAGCTCAACTACTTCTGGCCCCAGGTGGTCGGTGGCCAGCTCCCGAGCGTTCTGGACGGCAAGGGCCGCGTTCTCGGCCACGCCGCGGAGAAGCTCGGTGCGCGCGTGGACACGGCGACGCTCCGGGATGTCGCCGCGGAGATCGAGTGGCGCAAGGTTACCGGCCTCAGCATCGACCAGTACGCGGAGCGGCTGACCGAACGCTCGATCCCCGGCGCGCTCCGCCCGGAGCAGCTGGTTGACCTCCACCGGACCTACGAAGAGCTCAAGGATGAGCGCAAGCAGCTCGATTTCGAGGATGTCCTCCTCGCCTGCGCCGGCATGATCGAGGTCGAGCCCTCCGTGGCCATGCAGGTGCGCGAGCAGTACCGCTTCTTCGTCGTCGACGAGTATCAGGATGTCTCCCCCCTTCAGCACCAGCTCCTCCGGTTGTGGCTCGGTCCCCGCAAGGACCTCTGCGTGGTCGGCGACGCCAGCCAGACCATCTACTCGTTCGCTGGCGCCCGCAGCGACTATCTCCTCGATTTCGGTCGCGAGCACCAGGGCGCGACGGTCGTCCGGCTGGAGCAGAACTACCGTTCGACACCGGCCGTGATCCGCACCGCCAACAACCTCATGCGCGGACGTGCGGGAGCGCTGACCCTGCACGCTGTCGCCGAACCCCGCCCCGGCGACGACGTCCCCCCGTCCGCCGAGTTCGAGGACGACCGCGCCGAGGCCCGCGCCGTCGTCGAAGCGATCGCCGCCGAGCTGGCCGCCGGGGCCCGCCCGGAGGGCATCGCCATCCTGTACCGGGTCAACGTTCAGTCCGCCGCCCTCGAACAAGCCCTCGGCGACCGGGGCATCAGCTACACCGTGCGCGGGGCCCGGCGCTTCTTCGACCTGCCCGAGGTCCGTCAGGCGATCATGACGCTGCGCGCCGCGAGCATGGCCGCCACCGACGAGCCGTTGTTCAAGTCTGTCAGCGATGTCCTCCGCACTCTCGGCTGGTCCGTGCAGCCTCCGGAGGCCCGCGGAGCCGTCCGCGACCGCTGGGAGTCGCTCAACGCGATCATGGGTCTCGTCGACGACGTCCCCGCCGGCACCTCCTTCCGCCGTTTCACCGACGAACTCCTCGCCCGTCAGGCGGGCCAGCACGAGCCGATCCTCGCCGCCGTCACCCTCGGCACCCTGCACGCCGCCAAGGGCCTCGAGTGGGACTCGGTCTATCTCATCGGCCTCAGCGAGGGGCTCGTCCCCATCAGCTACGCGAGCTCGTTCGAGCAGATCGACGAGGAGCGTCGCCTTCTCTACGTCGGCATCACCCGCGCCCGCAAGCGCCTCCGCCTGAGCTGGGCGCAGCGGAGCGCTCAGCCGGGACGCCCGGTTCTGCGCCAGGCGTCGCGTTTCCTGGCGGAGCTCGCGGCGCCCGCGGTCGACCAGCGGCGCGCCTGA
- a CDS encoding zinc-dependent metalloprotease produces MGEEPDKDPENEFRDMLREFLSGGSAIDPGQLAGAARLPNDPASIQQLLGQLQNALLNPGGGVNWDLATQQARTLASQGAHSAAPAEHATLDQAFHIAELWLDGATTVAGLPGAPELIGRAEWARQTMPLWTQLAEPVALSISDALTRVLTEHAPEEMQGMIQNAGALMRSVGGALFAMQLGQVVGQLSKEVVSGGDIGIPLLAEGTAALVPQNVAEFGEGLDIPADQVQLYLAVRELAHARLFRHAKWLRLQLITQITAFAKGIAIETARLESLAENFDPANPEELRKAMVSGALIPPKSEDQLETLGRLETMLALIEGWVDVVTTSATGLLPRADAIAETVRRRRASGGPAESAFATLVGLELRPRRLREAAAMWRAVTEAIGQEGRDALWSHPDLLPQPSDLDDPSPLVARLTALASGEEPERDAVDQAIEDLLREDGERPAEG; encoded by the coding sequence ATGGGCGAGGAACCGGACAAGGACCCGGAGAACGAGTTCCGGGACATGCTGCGCGAGTTCCTCTCCGGCGGCTCCGCGATCGACCCCGGTCAGCTCGCCGGCGCCGCCAGGCTCCCGAACGACCCGGCCAGCATCCAGCAGCTGCTCGGACAGCTGCAGAACGCCCTGCTGAACCCCGGCGGCGGCGTCAACTGGGACCTCGCGACCCAGCAGGCACGCACGCTGGCGAGCCAGGGCGCCCATTCCGCTGCCCCGGCGGAGCACGCGACGCTCGACCAGGCCTTCCATATCGCCGAGCTCTGGCTCGATGGGGCCACGACCGTCGCGGGACTCCCCGGCGCCCCCGAGCTGATCGGCCGCGCGGAGTGGGCGCGCCAGACGATGCCGCTGTGGACTCAGCTCGCCGAGCCCGTCGCCCTCAGCATCTCCGACGCCCTCACCCGTGTGCTGACCGAACACGCTCCCGAGGAGATGCAGGGGATGATCCAGAACGCGGGCGCCCTGATGCGATCGGTCGGCGGCGCCCTCTTCGCGATGCAGCTCGGCCAGGTGGTCGGACAGCTCTCCAAGGAAGTCGTCTCCGGGGGCGACATCGGCATTCCGCTCCTGGCGGAAGGCACGGCGGCGCTCGTCCCCCAGAACGTCGCGGAGTTCGGCGAGGGACTCGACATCCCGGCCGACCAGGTCCAGCTCTACCTCGCGGTGCGTGAGCTCGCCCACGCGCGGCTGTTCCGGCACGCCAAGTGGCTGCGCCTGCAGCTCATCACCCAGATCACCGCTTTCGCGAAAGGCATCGCGATCGAAACCGCGCGTCTGGAGTCGCTGGCAGAGAACTTCGACCCGGCGAACCCCGAAGAGCTGCGCAAGGCGATGGTCTCCGGCGCCCTCATCCCGCCGAAGAGCGAGGACCAGCTGGAGACGCTCGGGCGTCTCGAGACGATGCTCGCGCTCATCGAGGGCTGGGTGGATGTCGTGACCACCAGCGCGACCGGCCTCCTGCCGCGGGCCGACGCGATCGCGGAGACAGTGCGCCGACGCCGCGCGTCCGGTGGGCCGGCCGAGTCCGCCTTCGCGACGCTCGTGGGCCTGGAGCTCCGGCCGCGCCGCCTGCGCGAGGCCGCAGCGATGTGGCGAGCGGTGACGGAAGCCATCGGCCAGGAGGGACGTGACGCCCTCTGGTCGCACCCGGACCTGCTCCCCCAGCCGAGCGACCTGGACGATCCTTCCCCGCTCGTCGCGCGGCTGACCGCGTTGGCGTCGGGAGAGGAACCGGAACGAGACGCGGTCGACCAGGCGATCGAGGACCTGCTGCGCGAGGACGGGGAGCGACCCGCCGAGGGGTGA
- a CDS encoding YlbL family protein produces the protein MILLDDGDPYRRAQGGEDGDLRQPGSVAPSRRVVAGWVAVALAVVLTLVLALVPAPFVIERPGPVFNTLGTDQRVGAAPSKDAKELISIPGQKTYPTSGSLDLLTVSVDGNPDERPSWLDILGAWFDPSRAVLPIDAVFPPGTTTQQSNAENAALMVDSQQDAVAAALTQLGYEFPQAVSVKQLIKGTPAATVLKDGDEIMSVNGATVQSVQGLRGLVEKNGTSKPAELGIVRDGAASTVQLTPVESGGRAVLGIGAGMDYTFPFEVKIQLDDVGGPSAGQMFALGIMDKLTPDELTGGKKIAGTGTIDNVGTIGPIGGIRQKMYAARDTGGAQYFLAPRSNCDEVTGHIPSGLQVFAVTKLVDSLKVLKAVSAGASTDGLPRCPAS, from the coding sequence GTGATCCTCCTCGACGACGGTGACCCATACCGCCGAGCGCAGGGCGGCGAAGACGGCGACCTCCGTCAGCCCGGGAGCGTCGCTCCCTCCCGGCGCGTCGTCGCTGGCTGGGTCGCGGTCGCCCTCGCCGTCGTTCTCACACTGGTGCTCGCGCTCGTGCCCGCTCCGTTCGTCATCGAGCGGCCCGGGCCCGTTTTCAATACGCTCGGGACCGACCAGCGCGTCGGCGCCGCACCGTCCAAGGATGCGAAAGAGCTGATCAGCATCCCCGGACAGAAGACTTACCCGACCTCGGGCTCCCTCGACCTGCTGACAGTCTCGGTCGACGGGAACCCCGACGAGCGGCCGAGCTGGCTCGACATCCTGGGTGCGTGGTTCGACCCGAGCCGCGCGGTTCTGCCGATCGACGCCGTGTTCCCGCCCGGGACCACGACGCAGCAGTCGAACGCCGAGAACGCGGCGTTGATGGTGGACTCGCAGCAGGATGCCGTCGCCGCCGCGCTCACTCAGCTCGGCTACGAGTTCCCCCAGGCCGTCTCCGTCAAACAGCTCATCAAGGGCACGCCTGCGGCGACCGTGCTGAAGGACGGGGATGAGATCATGAGCGTCAACGGCGCGACGGTGCAGAGCGTCCAGGGCCTCCGCGGCCTCGTCGAGAAGAACGGCACCTCGAAGCCGGCTGAACTCGGGATCGTGCGGGACGGCGCGGCGAGCACCGTCCAGCTGACCCCCGTGGAGAGCGGGGGTCGTGCCGTGCTCGGGATCGGTGCGGGCATGGACTACACCTTCCCGTTCGAGGTGAAGATCCAGCTGGACGATGTGGGCGGCCCGAGCGCCGGCCAGATGTTCGCGCTCGGCATCATGGACAAGCTGACGCCGGACGAGCTCACCGGCGGCAAGAAGATTGCCGGCACCGGGACGATCGACAACGTGGGAACGATCGGCCCTATCGGCGGCATCCGGCAGAAGATGTATGCCGCTCGCGACACCGGCGGTGCGCAGTACTTCCTCGCGCCGCGGTCCAATTGCGATGAGGTGACCGGTCACATCCCCTCCGGTCTGCAAGTGTTTGCGGTCACGAAGCTCGTCGACTCGCTGAAGGTGCTGAAGGCCGTGAGCGCGGGGGCGAGCACAGACGGCCTGCCACGCTGCCCGGCCTCCTGA
- a CDS encoding UPF0182 family membrane protein → MTSAAAVRSPGRRRAAVWTTLGVIVALVILFFIFAGLYADILWYQQFGFLSVLTTQWFAAIAMFFVGFLGMALPLWVVIQLAYRLRPVYAKLNSQLDRYQQVIEPLRRLAMYGIPIVFGIFAGVSAASRWQTAAMWINGTPYGKTDPLFHLDIGFYLFALPFYRSAVGFASAVVLISLLATLATCYLYGSIRLSGREVRIARAARVQISVIAAVYLLLQGVSVWLDRYATVTDANVNNMINGAAYTDVSATIPGQAVLAVAAVFVALLFAVTAFTGRWRFPVVGTALLIVAALVIGAIYPWAIQRFQVEPSQKTLETPYIQDSIEATRDAYGLSDIDVVPYNATTSAEAGALRQDAQTTAQIRIMDPAVISPSFQQLQQFRQYYSFPRNLNVDRYTLNGSQQDAVVSVRELNQSGLTSRSWYNDTVVYTHGYGMVAAYGNQRSSDGQPVFMEYGIPTQGTFGAYEPRVYFGQQSPTYSIVGAQKSAKSIELDYPGGDNDAQQTYTTFSGDGGPKLDNIFNRLVYALKFQDEQIVLSTAVNKDSQILYDRDPIKRVKKAAPYLTMDSQAYPAVIDGRIKWVVDGYTTSNQFPYSHVGSLSDAIADTETPKSAYAFDDINYIRNSVKATVDAYDGSVTLYAWDAKDPVLKTWQKIFPSTIKPISAMSAQLLQHVRYPSDLFKVQRSVLGQYHVTDAGSFYSRDDAWTTPNDPTSSPTDPTLQPPYYLTMQMPGQKAPTFSLYTTFIPQAASDSSRSILKGYLAVDADAGSTKGKVAPGYGKLRLLSLPSSDTIPGPGQVQNNFNSDPTVSQELNLLRQGKTDVTNGNLLTLPVGGGLLYVQPVYVKSTGETSYPILQKVLVAFGDKIAFEDTLDQALDSLFGGDSGATAGDNNVPATPGGSGGGSSGDAGSSAGGGSSGGGGSSAGGSSSGSGSSGTQSNAALQRALQQAKQALSDREAALKAGDWAAYGAADSRLQQALQAAIAAEGR, encoded by the coding sequence GTGACGTCAGCAGCTGCAGTTCGATCCCCAGGACGCCGTCGGGCGGCCGTCTGGACCACTCTCGGGGTGATCGTGGCGCTGGTGATCCTGTTCTTCATCTTCGCCGGACTGTACGCTGACATCCTCTGGTATCAGCAGTTCGGCTTCCTCAGCGTGTTGACAACGCAGTGGTTCGCGGCCATCGCGATGTTCTTCGTCGGATTCCTGGGGATGGCCCTGCCGCTCTGGGTCGTCATCCAGCTGGCGTACCGGCTGCGCCCTGTCTACGCGAAGCTCAACAGTCAGCTGGACCGTTACCAGCAGGTGATCGAGCCGCTGCGGCGGCTCGCGATGTACGGCATCCCGATCGTTTTCGGGATTTTCGCGGGTGTCTCGGCGGCCAGCCGCTGGCAGACGGCCGCGATGTGGATCAACGGCACGCCGTACGGCAAAACGGACCCGCTCTTCCACCTCGACATCGGCTTCTACTTGTTCGCGCTGCCGTTCTACCGCAGTGCGGTCGGCTTCGCCTCGGCGGTCGTCCTCATTTCGCTGCTTGCCACGCTCGCGACCTGCTATCTGTACGGCTCGATCCGGCTCAGTGGCCGTGAGGTGCGCATCGCCCGGGCGGCCCGGGTGCAGATCTCGGTCATTGCCGCCGTCTACCTGCTGCTCCAGGGTGTGAGCGTCTGGCTGGATCGCTATGCCACCGTGACCGATGCCAATGTCAACAATATGATCAACGGCGCGGCCTACACCGACGTGAGCGCGACGATCCCGGGCCAGGCCGTGCTGGCCGTCGCCGCCGTGTTCGTGGCCCTCCTCTTCGCTGTCACCGCGTTCACCGGCCGCTGGCGGTTCCCGGTCGTCGGAACCGCGCTGCTTATCGTGGCCGCTCTCGTCATTGGCGCGATCTACCCGTGGGCGATCCAGCGCTTCCAGGTGGAGCCGAGCCAGAAGACACTCGAGACGCCGTACATCCAGGACTCCATCGAAGCCACCCGGGACGCCTACGGCCTGAGCGATATCGACGTTGTTCCGTACAACGCCACGACGAGCGCCGAAGCGGGCGCTCTGCGGCAGGACGCTCAGACCACCGCGCAGATCCGGATCATGGACCCGGCCGTCATCAGCCCGTCGTTCCAGCAGCTGCAGCAGTTCCGCCAGTACTACTCGTTCCCGCGGAACCTCAATGTCGACCGCTACACTCTCAATGGCAGCCAACAGGACGCCGTGGTCTCGGTGCGCGAGCTGAACCAGTCGGGCCTCACCAGCCGCAGCTGGTACAACGACACGGTCGTCTACACCCACGGCTACGGGATGGTCGCCGCGTACGGCAACCAGCGCTCCAGCGACGGCCAGCCCGTGTTCATGGAGTACGGCATCCCGACCCAGGGGACGTTCGGCGCATACGAACCGCGCGTCTACTTCGGCCAGCAGTCGCCGACCTACTCCATCGTGGGAGCGCAGAAGAGCGCCAAATCCATCGAACTCGACTACCCCGGTGGCGACAACGACGCCCAGCAGACATACACCACCTTCAGTGGCGACGGCGGTCCAAAGCTCGACAACATCTTCAATCGTCTGGTCTATGCGCTGAAGTTCCAGGACGAGCAGATCGTCCTCTCCACCGCCGTCAACAAGGACTCGCAGATCCTCTATGATCGCGACCCGATCAAGCGCGTGAAGAAGGCGGCCCCCTACCTGACGATGGACTCGCAGGCCTACCCCGCCGTCATCGACGGCCGCATCAAATGGGTCGTCGACGGGTACACCACGAGCAATCAGTTCCCCTATTCGCACGTCGGCAGCCTGAGCGATGCCATCGCAGACACCGAGACGCCGAAGTCGGCCTATGCCTTCGACGACATCAACTACATCCGAAACTCGGTGAAGGCGACCGTGGACGCTTACGACGGCTCGGTCACGCTTTACGCCTGGGATGCCAAGGACCCGGTGCTGAAGACCTGGCAGAAGATCTTCCCGTCGACCATCAAGCCGATCAGTGCTATGAGCGCCCAGCTGCTTCAGCATGTGCGCTACCCGTCTGATCTGTTCAAGGTGCAGCGCTCGGTGCTGGGCCAGTATCACGTCACCGACGCGGGTTCCTTCTACTCGCGAGACGACGCCTGGACGACGCCGAACGACCCCACCTCGTCACCGACGGACCCGACACTGCAACCGCCGTACTACCTGACGATGCAGATGCCGGGACAGAAAGCTCCGACGTTCTCGCTCTACACCACGTTCATCCCGCAGGCCGCGAGCGACTCCAGCCGGTCGATCCTGAAAGGCTATCTGGCGGTGGACGCGGACGCCGGCTCGACCAAGGGAAAAGTGGCCCCTGGCTACGGCAAGCTCAGACTCCTTTCGCTTCCCTCCAGCGACACCATCCCGGGGCCGGGGCAGGTGCAGAACAACTTCAACTCCGATCCGACCGTGTCTCAGGAACTTAACCTGCTGAGACAGGGCAAGACGGATGTGACCAACGGCAACCTCCTCACATTGCCGGTGGGAGGTGGCCTGTTGTATGTGCAGCCGGTCTACGTCAAATCGACCGGTGAGACCAGCTACCCGATCCTGCAGAAGGTTCTCGTCGCCTTCGGCGACAAGATCGCGTTCGAGGACACCCTGGACCAGGCGCTCGACTCGCTGTTCGGCGGCGACTCGGGCGCGACGGCCGGCGACAACAATGTCCCGGCCACGCCCGGTGGCTCCGGCGGCGGATCGAGTGGCGACGCTGGCTCCAGTGCCGGGGGTGGATCGAGCGGTGGGGGCGGATCGAGTGCCGGTGGGTCGAGCAGCGGCTCGGGTTCCTCGGGGACGCAGAGCAACGCCGCCCTGCAAAGGGCGCTTCAGCAGGCCAAGCAGGCGCTCTCCGACCGGGAAGCGGCGCTGAAGGCCGGCGATTGGGCCGCCTACGGCGCGGCGGACTCCCGCTTGCAGCAGGCCCTGCAAGCCGCCATCGCCGCAGAAGGAAGATAG
- a CDS encoding response regulator: MIEDDPDVAFYMKTVLEKRADAQVEAVTDPSIALETIAAFEPDLVLTDIEMPGVSGLELLRELRVTHPGMPVVIMTAHVSIDYAVSALRSQADYFVTKPINSTELVSIVRRLAEEGRANRSAQNQQVVLAIGAHPDDIEIGIGGLLAAHRDAGNQVVMLTLSRGARGGDADDRQHESLAAAELLGARLFLEDIEDTQVSAADPTVSIIERVVNEVQPDIVYTHSEHDRHQDHRAVHAATNVATRSVRTVCCYQSPSATSDFRPTRFVPIDDFTEMKLRLIDCFRSQTEVRAYLEPDFVLATARYWSRFGGGTSCEPLEVMCDTADISVPTSTMQTGARLRRTHE, encoded by the coding sequence GTGATCGAGGACGATCCGGATGTCGCCTTCTACATGAAGACCGTGCTCGAGAAGCGCGCGGACGCCCAGGTGGAGGCGGTCACCGATCCGTCCATTGCGCTGGAGACCATCGCGGCGTTCGAGCCGGATCTCGTTCTGACGGACATCGAGATGCCGGGCGTCTCCGGACTGGAACTGCTGCGCGAACTGCGCGTGACCCATCCCGGGATGCCGGTCGTCATCATGACGGCGCACGTCTCGATCGACTACGCGGTCTCGGCGCTGCGTTCGCAGGCTGACTATTTTGTCACGAAGCCCATCAACTCGACCGAACTGGTGTCGATTGTGCGGCGGCTCGCCGAGGAGGGCCGGGCGAACCGCTCGGCGCAGAATCAGCAGGTCGTCCTCGCGATCGGCGCGCATCCCGACGATATCGAGATCGGCATCGGCGGCCTCCTGGCCGCGCACCGGGATGCCGGCAACCAAGTCGTTATGCTCACCCTCTCACGCGGTGCGCGCGGCGGCGACGCCGACGACCGTCAGCACGAATCCCTCGCGGCCGCGGAGCTGCTCGGTGCGCGCCTCTTCCTCGAAGACATCGAGGACACGCAGGTCTCGGCCGCCGATCCGACGGTGAGCATCATCGAGCGAGTGGTGAACGAGGTGCAGCCGGACATCGTCTACACGCACTCCGAGCACGACCGCCATCAGGACCATCGCGCCGTGCATGCCGCGACGAACGTGGCCACCCGCTCGGTGCGCACGGTGTGCTGCTACCAGAGCCCTTCTGCGACGAGCGACTTCCGGCCGACCCGGTTCGTCCCGATCGACGACTTCACCGAGATGAAGCTGCGGCTCATCGACTGCTTCCGCTCGCAGACCGAGGTGCGCGCCTACCTCGAACCCGACTTCGTGCTCGCGACGGCCCGCTACTGGTCGCGTTTCGGCGGTGGCACGAGCTGCGAGCCCCTGGAAGTGATGTGTGACACCGCGGACATCTCCGTGCCCACCTCAACGATGCAGACCGGCGCCCGACTCAGAAGGACCCACGAATGA